The following coding sequences are from one Manis pentadactyla isolate mManPen7 chromosome 13, mManPen7.hap1, whole genome shotgun sequence window:
- the B4GALT7 gene encoding beta-1,4-galactosyltransferase 7 isoform X2 has translation MFPSRRKAAQLPWEDGRLGVEVRRQQCSRILDCGVSSGQESSLTAMSRLLPGSLPRKCSVFHLFVACLFLGFLSLLWLQLSCSGDVAQPARGQGQETLGPPRACPPDPLPEHWEEDVSWGPHRLAVLVPFRERFEELLVFVPHMHRFLSRKKIQHHIYVLNQVDHFRFNRAALINVGFLESSNSTDYIAMHDVDLLPLNEELDYGFPEAGPFHVASPELHPLYHYKTYVGGILLLSKQHYQLCNGMSNRFWGWGREDDEFYRRIKGAGLQLFRPSGITTGYKTFRHLHDPAWRKRDQKRIAAQKQEQFKVDREGGLSTVKYHVDSRTTLSVSGAPCTVLNIMLDCDKAATPWCTFG, from the exons ATGTTCCCCTCCCGGAGGAAAGCGGCGCAGCTGCCCTGGGAGGACGGCAG ACTTGGTGTTGAAGTAAGGAGACAGCAATGTAGTAGAATCTTGGACTGTGGAGTCAGCTCTGGGCAGGAATCCTCTCTAACAGCCAT GTCCAGGTTGCTCCCCGGTAGCCTCCCCCGCAAATGCTCTGTCTTCCACCTCTTCGTTGCCTGTCTCTTCCTGGGCTTCCTTTCCCTGCTGTGGCTACAGCTCAGCTGCTCTGGTGATGTGGCCCAGCCAGCTAGGGGCCAAGGTCAGGAGACCCTGGGCCCACCACGGGCCTGTCCCCCAGATCCACTCCCTGAGCACTGGGAAGAAGACGTGTCGTGGGGCCCCCACCGCCTCGCAGTGCTGGTGCCTTTCCGCGAACGCTTCGAGGAGCTTCTGGTCTTCGTGCCCCACATGCACCGCTTCCTGAGCAGGAAGAAGATCCAGCACCACATCTATGTGCTCAACCAGGTGGATCACTTCAG GTTCAACCGGGCGGCCCTCATCAACGTGGGCTTCCTGGAGAGCAGCAACAGCACGGACTACATTGCCATGCACGACGTGGACCTGCTCCCTCTCAACGAGGAGCTGGACTAtggcttccctgaggctgggccctTCCACGTGGCCTCCCCGGAGCTCCACCCGCTCTACCACTACAAGACCTATGTCGGCGGCATCCTGCTGCTCTCCAAGCAGCACTACCAGCTG TGCAACGGGATGTCCAACCGCTTCTGGGGCTGGGGCCGTGAGGACGATGAGTTCTACCGGCGCATCAAAGGAGCCGGGCTCCAG CTTTTCCGCCCCTCGGGAATCACAACTGGGTATAAGACATTTCGCCACCTGCATGACCCAGCCTGGCGGAAGAGGGACCAGAAACGCATCGCGGCTCAAAAACAG GAGCAATTCAAGGTGGACCGGGAGGGAGGCCTGAGCACCGTGAAGTACCATGTGGATTCCCGAACCACCCTGTCTGTGAGTGGAGCCCCCTGCACTGTTCTTAACATTATGTTGGACTGTGATAAGGCTGCCACCCCCTGGTGCACATTTGGCTGA
- the B4GALT7 gene encoding beta-1,4-galactosyltransferase 7 isoform X1, with translation MFPSRRKAAQLPWEDGRWDISPCPSPWSPPGPQKDPQGRDRISRGTSLPRPLAGLGSSPPHRKPPPHDNGGSRLLPGSLPRKCSVFHLFVACLFLGFLSLLWLQLSCSGDVAQPARGQGQETLGPPRACPPDPLPEHWEEDVSWGPHRLAVLVPFRERFEELLVFVPHMHRFLSRKKIQHHIYVLNQVDHFRFNRAALINVGFLESSNSTDYIAMHDVDLLPLNEELDYGFPEAGPFHVASPELHPLYHYKTYVGGILLLSKQHYQLCNGMSNRFWGWGREDDEFYRRIKGAGLQLFRPSGITTGYKTFRHLHDPAWRKRDQKRIAAQKQEQFKVDREGGLSTVKYHVDSRTTLSVSGAPCTVLNIMLDCDKAATPWCTFG, from the exons ATGTTCCCCTCCCGGAGGAAAGCGGCGCAGCTGCCCTGGGAGGACGGCAG GTGGGATATTTCCCCATGTCCATCTCCTTGGTCTCCACCTGGCCCCCAGAAAGATCCCCAAGGGCGAGACAGAATCTCTAGAGGTACCAGCCTTCCCAGGCCACTGGCAGGATTGGGCTCTTCTCCTCCCCACCGGAAACCCCCACCACATGACAATGGGGG GTCCAGGTTGCTCCCCGGTAGCCTCCCCCGCAAATGCTCTGTCTTCCACCTCTTCGTTGCCTGTCTCTTCCTGGGCTTCCTTTCCCTGCTGTGGCTACAGCTCAGCTGCTCTGGTGATGTGGCCCAGCCAGCTAGGGGCCAAGGTCAGGAGACCCTGGGCCCACCACGGGCCTGTCCCCCAGATCCACTCCCTGAGCACTGGGAAGAAGACGTGTCGTGGGGCCCCCACCGCCTCGCAGTGCTGGTGCCTTTCCGCGAACGCTTCGAGGAGCTTCTGGTCTTCGTGCCCCACATGCACCGCTTCCTGAGCAGGAAGAAGATCCAGCACCACATCTATGTGCTCAACCAGGTGGATCACTTCAG GTTCAACCGGGCGGCCCTCATCAACGTGGGCTTCCTGGAGAGCAGCAACAGCACGGACTACATTGCCATGCACGACGTGGACCTGCTCCCTCTCAACGAGGAGCTGGACTAtggcttccctgaggctgggccctTCCACGTGGCCTCCCCGGAGCTCCACCCGCTCTACCACTACAAGACCTATGTCGGCGGCATCCTGCTGCTCTCCAAGCAGCACTACCAGCTG TGCAACGGGATGTCCAACCGCTTCTGGGGCTGGGGCCGTGAGGACGATGAGTTCTACCGGCGCATCAAAGGAGCCGGGCTCCAG CTTTTCCGCCCCTCGGGAATCACAACTGGGTATAAGACATTTCGCCACCTGCATGACCCAGCCTGGCGGAAGAGGGACCAGAAACGCATCGCGGCTCAAAAACAG GAGCAATTCAAGGTGGACCGGGAGGGAGGCCTGAGCACCGTGAAGTACCATGTGGATTCCCGAACCACCCTGTCTGTGAGTGGAGCCCCCTGCACTGTTCTTAACATTATGTTGGACTGTGATAAGGCTGCCACCCCCTGGTGCACATTTGGCTGA
- the B4GALT7 gene encoding beta-1,4-galactosyltransferase 7 isoform X5 has protein sequence MFPSRRKAAQLPWEDGRSRLLPGSLPRKCSVFHLFVACLFLGFLSLLWLQLSCSGDVAQPARGQGQETLGPPRACPPDPLPEHWEEDVSWGPHRLAVLVPFRERFEELLVFVPHMHRFLSRKKIQHHIYVLNQVDHFRFNRAALINVGFLESSNSTDYIAMHDVDLLPLNEELDYGFPEAGPFHVASPELHPLYHYKTYVGGILLLSKQHYQLCNGMSNRFWGWGREDDEFYRRIKGAGLQLFRPSGITTGYKTFRHLHDPAWRKRDQKRIAAQKQEQFKVDREGGLSTVKYHVDSRTTLSVSGAPCTVLNIMLDCDKAATPWCTFG, from the exons ATGTTCCCCTCCCGGAGGAAAGCGGCGCAGCTGCCCTGGGAGGACGGCAG GTCCAGGTTGCTCCCCGGTAGCCTCCCCCGCAAATGCTCTGTCTTCCACCTCTTCGTTGCCTGTCTCTTCCTGGGCTTCCTTTCCCTGCTGTGGCTACAGCTCAGCTGCTCTGGTGATGTGGCCCAGCCAGCTAGGGGCCAAGGTCAGGAGACCCTGGGCCCACCACGGGCCTGTCCCCCAGATCCACTCCCTGAGCACTGGGAAGAAGACGTGTCGTGGGGCCCCCACCGCCTCGCAGTGCTGGTGCCTTTCCGCGAACGCTTCGAGGAGCTTCTGGTCTTCGTGCCCCACATGCACCGCTTCCTGAGCAGGAAGAAGATCCAGCACCACATCTATGTGCTCAACCAGGTGGATCACTTCAG GTTCAACCGGGCGGCCCTCATCAACGTGGGCTTCCTGGAGAGCAGCAACAGCACGGACTACATTGCCATGCACGACGTGGACCTGCTCCCTCTCAACGAGGAGCTGGACTAtggcttccctgaggctgggccctTCCACGTGGCCTCCCCGGAGCTCCACCCGCTCTACCACTACAAGACCTATGTCGGCGGCATCCTGCTGCTCTCCAAGCAGCACTACCAGCTG TGCAACGGGATGTCCAACCGCTTCTGGGGCTGGGGCCGTGAGGACGATGAGTTCTACCGGCGCATCAAAGGAGCCGGGCTCCAG CTTTTCCGCCCCTCGGGAATCACAACTGGGTATAAGACATTTCGCCACCTGCATGACCCAGCCTGGCGGAAGAGGGACCAGAAACGCATCGCGGCTCAAAAACAG GAGCAATTCAAGGTGGACCGGGAGGGAGGCCTGAGCACCGTGAAGTACCATGTGGATTCCCGAACCACCCTGTCTGTGAGTGGAGCCCCCTGCACTGTTCTTAACATTATGTTGGACTGTGATAAGGCTGCCACCCCCTGGTGCACATTTGGCTGA
- the B4GALT7 gene encoding beta-1,4-galactosyltransferase 7 isoform X3: protein MFPSRRKAAQLPWEDGRWDISPCPSPWSPPGPQKDPQGRDRISRGTSLPRPLAGLGSSPPHRKPPPHDNGGSRLLPGSLPRKCSVFHLFVACLFLGFLSLLWLQLSCSGDVAQPARGQGQETLGPPRACPPDPLPEHWEEDVSWGPHRLAVLVPFRERFEELLVFVPHMHRFLSRKKIQHHIYVLNQVDHFRFNRAALINVGFLESSNSTDYIAMHDVDLLPLNEELDYGFPEAGPFHVASPELHPLYHYKTYVGGILLLSKQHYQLLFRPSGITTGYKTFRHLHDPAWRKRDQKRIAAQKQEQFKVDREGGLSTVKYHVDSRTTLSVSGAPCTVLNIMLDCDKAATPWCTFG from the exons ATGTTCCCCTCCCGGAGGAAAGCGGCGCAGCTGCCCTGGGAGGACGGCAG GTGGGATATTTCCCCATGTCCATCTCCTTGGTCTCCACCTGGCCCCCAGAAAGATCCCCAAGGGCGAGACAGAATCTCTAGAGGTACCAGCCTTCCCAGGCCACTGGCAGGATTGGGCTCTTCTCCTCCCCACCGGAAACCCCCACCACATGACAATGGGGG GTCCAGGTTGCTCCCCGGTAGCCTCCCCCGCAAATGCTCTGTCTTCCACCTCTTCGTTGCCTGTCTCTTCCTGGGCTTCCTTTCCCTGCTGTGGCTACAGCTCAGCTGCTCTGGTGATGTGGCCCAGCCAGCTAGGGGCCAAGGTCAGGAGACCCTGGGCCCACCACGGGCCTGTCCCCCAGATCCACTCCCTGAGCACTGGGAAGAAGACGTGTCGTGGGGCCCCCACCGCCTCGCAGTGCTGGTGCCTTTCCGCGAACGCTTCGAGGAGCTTCTGGTCTTCGTGCCCCACATGCACCGCTTCCTGAGCAGGAAGAAGATCCAGCACCACATCTATGTGCTCAACCAGGTGGATCACTTCAG GTTCAACCGGGCGGCCCTCATCAACGTGGGCTTCCTGGAGAGCAGCAACAGCACGGACTACATTGCCATGCACGACGTGGACCTGCTCCCTCTCAACGAGGAGCTGGACTAtggcttccctgaggctgggccctTCCACGTGGCCTCCCCGGAGCTCCACCCGCTCTACCACTACAAGACCTATGTCGGCGGCATCCTGCTGCTCTCCAAGCAGCACTACCAGCTG CTTTTCCGCCCCTCGGGAATCACAACTGGGTATAAGACATTTCGCCACCTGCATGACCCAGCCTGGCGGAAGAGGGACCAGAAACGCATCGCGGCTCAAAAACAG GAGCAATTCAAGGTGGACCGGGAGGGAGGCCTGAGCACCGTGAAGTACCATGTGGATTCCCGAACCACCCTGTCTGTGAGTGGAGCCCCCTGCACTGTTCTTAACATTATGTTGGACTGTGATAAGGCTGCCACCCCCTGGTGCACATTTGGCTGA
- the B4GALT7 gene encoding beta-1,4-galactosyltransferase 7 isoform X7, translated as MFPSRRKAAQLPWEDGRSRLLPGSLPRKCSVFHLFVACLFLGFLSLLWLQLSCSGDVAQPARGQGQETLGPPRACPPDPLPEHWEEDVSWGPHRLAVLVPFRERFEELLVFVPHMHRFLSRKKIQHHIYVLNQVDHFRFNRAALINVGFLESSNSTDYIAMHDVDLLPLNEELDYGFPEAGPFHVASPELHPLYHYKTYVGGILLLSKQHYQLCNGMSNRFWGWGREDDEFYRRIKGAGLQEQFKVDREGGLSTVKYHVDSRTTLSVSGAPCTVLNIMLDCDKAATPWCTFG; from the exons ATGTTCCCCTCCCGGAGGAAAGCGGCGCAGCTGCCCTGGGAGGACGGCAG GTCCAGGTTGCTCCCCGGTAGCCTCCCCCGCAAATGCTCTGTCTTCCACCTCTTCGTTGCCTGTCTCTTCCTGGGCTTCCTTTCCCTGCTGTGGCTACAGCTCAGCTGCTCTGGTGATGTGGCCCAGCCAGCTAGGGGCCAAGGTCAGGAGACCCTGGGCCCACCACGGGCCTGTCCCCCAGATCCACTCCCTGAGCACTGGGAAGAAGACGTGTCGTGGGGCCCCCACCGCCTCGCAGTGCTGGTGCCTTTCCGCGAACGCTTCGAGGAGCTTCTGGTCTTCGTGCCCCACATGCACCGCTTCCTGAGCAGGAAGAAGATCCAGCACCACATCTATGTGCTCAACCAGGTGGATCACTTCAG GTTCAACCGGGCGGCCCTCATCAACGTGGGCTTCCTGGAGAGCAGCAACAGCACGGACTACATTGCCATGCACGACGTGGACCTGCTCCCTCTCAACGAGGAGCTGGACTAtggcttccctgaggctgggccctTCCACGTGGCCTCCCCGGAGCTCCACCCGCTCTACCACTACAAGACCTATGTCGGCGGCATCCTGCTGCTCTCCAAGCAGCACTACCAGCTG TGCAACGGGATGTCCAACCGCTTCTGGGGCTGGGGCCGTGAGGACGATGAGTTCTACCGGCGCATCAAAGGAGCCGGGCTCCAG GAGCAATTCAAGGTGGACCGGGAGGGAGGCCTGAGCACCGTGAAGTACCATGTGGATTCCCGAACCACCCTGTCTGTGAGTGGAGCCCCCTGCACTGTTCTTAACATTATGTTGGACTGTGATAAGGCTGCCACCCCCTGGTGCACATTTGGCTGA
- the B4GALT7 gene encoding beta-1,4-galactosyltransferase 7 isoform X4, with the protein MFPSRRKAAQLPWEDGRWDISPCPSPWSPPGPQKDPQGRDRISRGTSLPRPLAGLGSSPPHRKPPPHDNGGSRLLPGSLPRKCSVFHLFVACLFLGFLSLLWLQLSCSGDVAQPARGQGQETLGPPRACPPDPLPEHWEEDVSWGPHRLAVLVPFRERFEELLVFVPHMHRFLSRKKIQHHIYVLNQVDHFRFNRAALINVGFLESSNSTDYIAMHDVDLLPLNEELDYGFPEAGPFHVASPELHPLYHYKTYVGGILLLSKQHYQLCNGMSNRFWGWGREDDEFYRRIKGAGLQEQFKVDREGGLSTVKYHVDSRTTLSVSGAPCTVLNIMLDCDKAATPWCTFG; encoded by the exons ATGTTCCCCTCCCGGAGGAAAGCGGCGCAGCTGCCCTGGGAGGACGGCAG GTGGGATATTTCCCCATGTCCATCTCCTTGGTCTCCACCTGGCCCCCAGAAAGATCCCCAAGGGCGAGACAGAATCTCTAGAGGTACCAGCCTTCCCAGGCCACTGGCAGGATTGGGCTCTTCTCCTCCCCACCGGAAACCCCCACCACATGACAATGGGGG GTCCAGGTTGCTCCCCGGTAGCCTCCCCCGCAAATGCTCTGTCTTCCACCTCTTCGTTGCCTGTCTCTTCCTGGGCTTCCTTTCCCTGCTGTGGCTACAGCTCAGCTGCTCTGGTGATGTGGCCCAGCCAGCTAGGGGCCAAGGTCAGGAGACCCTGGGCCCACCACGGGCCTGTCCCCCAGATCCACTCCCTGAGCACTGGGAAGAAGACGTGTCGTGGGGCCCCCACCGCCTCGCAGTGCTGGTGCCTTTCCGCGAACGCTTCGAGGAGCTTCTGGTCTTCGTGCCCCACATGCACCGCTTCCTGAGCAGGAAGAAGATCCAGCACCACATCTATGTGCTCAACCAGGTGGATCACTTCAG GTTCAACCGGGCGGCCCTCATCAACGTGGGCTTCCTGGAGAGCAGCAACAGCACGGACTACATTGCCATGCACGACGTGGACCTGCTCCCTCTCAACGAGGAGCTGGACTAtggcttccctgaggctgggccctTCCACGTGGCCTCCCCGGAGCTCCACCCGCTCTACCACTACAAGACCTATGTCGGCGGCATCCTGCTGCTCTCCAAGCAGCACTACCAGCTG TGCAACGGGATGTCCAACCGCTTCTGGGGCTGGGGCCGTGAGGACGATGAGTTCTACCGGCGCATCAAAGGAGCCGGGCTCCAG GAGCAATTCAAGGTGGACCGGGAGGGAGGCCTGAGCACCGTGAAGTACCATGTGGATTCCCGAACCACCCTGTCTGTGAGTGGAGCCCCCTGCACTGTTCTTAACATTATGTTGGACTGTGATAAGGCTGCCACCCCCTGGTGCACATTTGGCTGA
- the B4GALT7 gene encoding beta-1,4-galactosyltransferase 7 isoform X6, whose protein sequence is MFPSRRKAAQLPWEDGRWDISPCPSPWSPPGPQKDPQGRDRISRGTSLPRPLAGLGSSPPHRKPPPHDNGGSRLLPGSLPRKCSVFHLFVACLFLGFLSLLWLQLSCSGDVAQPARGQGQETLGPPRACPPDPLPEHWEEDVSWGPHRLAVLVPFRERFEELLVFVPHMHRFLSRKKIQHHIYVLNQVDHFRFNRAALINVGFLESSNSTDYIAMHDVDLLPLNEELDYGFPEAGPFHVASPELHPLYHYKTYVGGILLLSKQHYQLEQFKVDREGGLSTVKYHVDSRTTLSVSGAPCTVLNIMLDCDKAATPWCTFG, encoded by the exons ATGTTCCCCTCCCGGAGGAAAGCGGCGCAGCTGCCCTGGGAGGACGGCAG GTGGGATATTTCCCCATGTCCATCTCCTTGGTCTCCACCTGGCCCCCAGAAAGATCCCCAAGGGCGAGACAGAATCTCTAGAGGTACCAGCCTTCCCAGGCCACTGGCAGGATTGGGCTCTTCTCCTCCCCACCGGAAACCCCCACCACATGACAATGGGGG GTCCAGGTTGCTCCCCGGTAGCCTCCCCCGCAAATGCTCTGTCTTCCACCTCTTCGTTGCCTGTCTCTTCCTGGGCTTCCTTTCCCTGCTGTGGCTACAGCTCAGCTGCTCTGGTGATGTGGCCCAGCCAGCTAGGGGCCAAGGTCAGGAGACCCTGGGCCCACCACGGGCCTGTCCCCCAGATCCACTCCCTGAGCACTGGGAAGAAGACGTGTCGTGGGGCCCCCACCGCCTCGCAGTGCTGGTGCCTTTCCGCGAACGCTTCGAGGAGCTTCTGGTCTTCGTGCCCCACATGCACCGCTTCCTGAGCAGGAAGAAGATCCAGCACCACATCTATGTGCTCAACCAGGTGGATCACTTCAG GTTCAACCGGGCGGCCCTCATCAACGTGGGCTTCCTGGAGAGCAGCAACAGCACGGACTACATTGCCATGCACGACGTGGACCTGCTCCCTCTCAACGAGGAGCTGGACTAtggcttccctgaggctgggccctTCCACGTGGCCTCCCCGGAGCTCCACCCGCTCTACCACTACAAGACCTATGTCGGCGGCATCCTGCTGCTCTCCAAGCAGCACTACCAGCTG GAGCAATTCAAGGTGGACCGGGAGGGAGGCCTGAGCACCGTGAAGTACCATGTGGATTCCCGAACCACCCTGTCTGTGAGTGGAGCCCCCTGCACTGTTCTTAACATTATGTTGGACTGTGATAAGGCTGCCACCCCCTGGTGCACATTTGGCTGA